In one Trichosurus vulpecula isolate mTriVul1 chromosome 8, mTriVul1.pri, whole genome shotgun sequence genomic region, the following are encoded:
- the LOC118829991 gene encoding fatty acid-binding protein, heart-like — MVDAFIGTWKLVDSKNFDDYMKSIGVGFATRQVANMAKPTTIIKLSGDTITFKTHSTFKNTEISFKLGVEFDERTADDRKVKSLVTLDGGKLVHVQKWNGQETTLVQELQDGKLILTLTHGSAVCIRTYEKETA, encoded by the coding sequence ATGGTAGATGCTTTCATTGGCACCTGGAAGCTGGTTGACAGCAAGAACTTCGATGACTACATGAAGTCCATTGGTGTTGGCTTTGCCACAAGGCAGGTGGCCAACATGGCCAAGCCCACTACCATCATCAAGCTCAGTGGGGACACCATCACTTTCAAGACTCACAGCACTTTCAAGAACACTGAGATTTCCTTCAAGCTGGGAGTAGAGTTTGATGAGAGAACGGCTGATGATAGGAAGGTCAAGTCTCTAGTCACACTGGACGGAGGCAAACTTGTCCatgtccagaagtggaatgggcagGAGACCACACTGGTTCAGGAGCTCCAGGATGGAAAGCTCATTCTGACACTAACTCATGGCAGCGCAGTCTGCATTAGGACCTATGAGAAGGAAACAGCTTGA